One segment of Pseudomonadota bacterium DNA contains the following:
- a CDS encoding sigma-70 family RNA polymerase sigma factor produces the protein MAKTALKKGGKPTKGEIAAQARIRARVEALKAAAEAKARTSSDGTKFTKKETVAIKARDELIEQYMPYAASIASRVCQSLSAAVDYDEVLCNARLGLLEAAKRFDDNQEVDFRTFAYYRIKGAIYDGLRRSGWLPRTLYAKIKFEEAANEFLQNRSLGNASENASQRNTHEKVEENSVAETVNSLASIYIISLDANEDMEVEDQDSGNVEQRTEFMQVRRHMRDAISTLPEKEKLLIMMYYFQNRTLEEVGEKIGLSKSWTSRLHARALSLLFKRIRNRATSTPDGEGEEE, from the coding sequence ATGGCGAAGACGGCGCTCAAAAAGGGTGGGAAGCCGACAAAGGGCGAGATAGCTGCCCAGGCCAGGATAAGGGCAAGGGTGGAGGCCCTGAAGGCGGCTGCCGAGGCAAAGGCGAGGACATCGTCCGATGGAACGAAATTCACAAAGAAGGAGACCGTCGCCATCAAGGCGCGCGACGAGCTCATCGAGCAGTACATGCCCTATGCGGCCTCGATCGCCAGCAGGGTCTGCCAGAGCCTCTCTGCAGCGGTCGATTACGACGAGGTCCTGTGCAACGCGAGGCTGGGCCTGCTCGAGGCTGCCAAGCGTTTCGACGACAACCAGGAAGTCGATTTCCGCACCTTCGCCTACTATCGCATCAAGGGCGCCATCTACGACGGCCTGCGCCGCAGCGGATGGCTGCCCCGCACGCTGTATGCCAAGATCAAGTTCGAGGAGGCTGCCAACGAGTTCCTTCAGAACCGCTCCCTGGGCAACGCGTCGGAGAACGCAAGCCAGCGCAACACGCACGAGAAGGTGGAGGAGAACTCGGTCGCAGAGACCGTCAACAGCCTGGCCTCAATTTACATCATATCCCTCGACGCAAACGAGGACATGGAGGTCGAGGACCAGGATTCGGGCAACGTGGAGCAGCGGACCGAGTTCATGCAGGTCCGCCGCCACATGCGCGACGCGATAAGCACGCTGCCGGAGAAGGAGAAGCTCTTGATAATGATGTATTATTTCCAGAACAGGACGCTGGAGGAGGTCGGGGAGAAAATCGGCCTCTCGAAGTCGTGGACGTCCAGGCTCCACGCCCGCGCCCTGTCTCTGCTGTTCAAGAGGATAAGGAACCGCGCGACGTCCACGCCGGACGGCGAGGGGGAGGAGGAGTAA